The genomic stretch TGACCCGCCGCGCGCTCGCCAAGGGCGCCGGTTCGTTCGCGCCGAACACGTACGTGGTCGGCATCGACCACGACCGCGAGCAGATGCTGGTCCACCAGCTCGAGCCGGGCGGGGACGCGTCGACCCTTGATCCGCTGGAGCTCGGATGAACGAGTGGCTGCTCGCCGCGGTGGTGCTGCTGGGCGCGCTCGTGCCCTGCGGGATCGTGTGCGCGCTGCGCTCCCCGATCGACGGGCTGGTGGCTCTCGAACTTGCCGGGGTGATCGACACGACGATCCTGGTGCTGCTCTCGGAGGGCTTTCACCGCCAGCCGTTCGTGGACCTCGCGATCGTTTCGGCCGTGCTGTCGTTCGCCGGCGCGCTCGTGTTCGCACGCATCCTGGAGCGCTGGGTATGACGGTCCGGCACGTGGCGGAATACGTCCTGCTCGTGCTCGGCGTCGGCATCATGGCGCTGTCCGCGGTCGGCGTCCTCGCGATGCGCAGCGTGTACGACCGCCTGCACTACGTCGGCTCGGGCAGCGTGGGCGCGGCGCTCGTGTGCGTGGCGGTGACTGTGCGCGAGTCGTTCTCGCTGATCGGCAACAAGACGCTGTTCATCGCCTTCTTCCTGGTCATCAGCGGGCCCGTGCTCACTCACGCCACCGCACGCGCGGCACGCGTGCGCGAGCGCGGGCAGTGGAAGGCCAAAGAGGGCGAACGCGTGGAGGTCGTGGAGCGATGATCGAGGCGTTTCAGATCGGCGCGCTGATACTGGTGGCCGTGTCCGGCACCGCGGTGGTGCTCGTGCGCGATCCGTTGCGGCAGGCCGTGGTCGTGAGCTTCTACGGATCGCTGCTCGCGGGCCTGTTCTTCGCGTTCCAGGCGCCGGACGTGGCGCTCTCGCAGATCGCGATCGGCTCTGTCGGTGTCCCGCTGATGCTGCTGATGACGATCGCCAAGGTTCGAAAGCGGGAGGCGGAGCGCCGGCGCGATGAGTAGACGCGCGCGCGTTTGGCTGTTGGCCCCCGCACTGGCCGGGACGATGGCTCTTGTCCTGTGGGGCTTCACGGGCCTGCCCGACTTCGGGCACTACCGGGGTCCCTACGGCAAGCTGCTCGCGAAGGTTGCGGTGCCCGAGCGCAAGGCCACGGACATCGTCGGCTCGACCACGTTCGACTACCGCGGGTTCGACACCCTCGGCGAGGAGATGATCCTCTTCACCGCTGCGCTCGGGCTCGTGGTGCTCCTGCGCGAGCAGCGGGGCGAGCAGGAGGACGAAGGGGAGGCTGAGGATGACGAGGAGGGCGAGGCGGGGCGCGAGCACCGCACGAGCGACGCGCTTCGCATCTTCGGGCTCGGGCTTGTGGGACCGACCGTGGTGCTCGGCGTGTACATCGTCACGCACGGCCACCTCACTCCGGGCGGTGGCTTCCAGGGCGGGGTGATCCTCGCCACGGCGCTCCTCATCGTCTACCTGGCCGGGAGGTACGCGGCAATGAGGAAGGTGAGCCCGGTCCCGCTCCTGGAGGCGGGCGAGGCGGGCGGCGCCACAGCTTTCACGCTGCTCGGGCTCGGCGGCCTGATCATCGCCGGCGTGTACATGAAGAACTTCATCGACCCGGGCACGCAGGGGAGCCTGCTGTCGGGCGGCTTCATCCCGCTCCTCAACATCGCGGTCGGGCTGGAGGTGGCCGGCGCCTTCTCCCTCGCCTTCCAGGAGTTCCTCGACCAGACCATTCTGCTCCGCGGGGACGGAGGCCACGAGTGAGCTTCCTGCCGTACGCGGTAGCCGCGTGGCTGTTCGGGGTCGGCATCTACGGGATGGCCACCAGCCGCAACCTCATCCACCTCGTGGTCTGCCTGACGGTCGTGCAGTCCGGGACGTACGTCCTGCTGCTGGGGATCGGGTACGTCGGCGCCGGGAAGGCCCCCGTCTTTGCCGATATTCCCTCCAGCTCCACAGTTGTGGACCCCGTGGTGCAGGCGCTCACGCTCACGGACGTCGTGGTGGAGGCGACGGTGGTGGCGCTTTTGCTGGCGCTCGCGATGCAGGCGCAGAAGCGCTTCGGCACGCTCGACCCGGATGAGCTGGGCGCGATGAGGTCATGAACCATCTCGCGCCGCTCGCCGTTGTTGTCCCGATGATCGCCGCGGGCGTCCTGGCTGCCACCGCCTCGGTGGCAAGCCGCAGGCTCGCCGACATCGTCGCCCTTCTCGCCGCCGCCGCGAGCACGACCCTGTGCGCGATCCTGCTGGCGCACAGCGGCCACCACGAGGTGGTGTACTGGTTCGGCGGTTGGCAGCCGCGGAGCGGCGTCGCCCTCGGGATCGGCTTCGCGGTCGATCCCCTGGGCGCAGGACTCGCCACCTTCGCCGGGCTGATCGTCTGCGCCGCGCTCGTCTTCTCGTGGCGCCACCTCGAGGCGATCAGCCACGTCTACCACGCGCTGATGCTCGTGTTCCTCGCGGGCATGATCGGCTTCTGCCTCACGGGCGACCTCTTCAACCTGTTCGTCTTCTTCGAGCTCCTGGGCACCGCGGCCTACGCCCTCGTGGGCTACAAGATCGACCAGCGCGCGCCGCTCGAGGGCTCGCTCAACTTCGCCATCACCAACTCACTCGGCGGGATCCTGGTGCTGTTCGGGATGGCGCTCCTCTACGGCCGCACCGGAGCGCTGAACATGGCGCAGATCGGGCACACGCTCGCCCACCAGCACACCGACGGACTGGTCGTCGTGGCGTTCACGCTGCTCGTGGCCGGCTTCTTCGTGAAGGCGGCGGTGGTGCCGTTCCACTTCTGGCTTCCGGACGCCTACTCGGTCGCGCCCACGCCCGTCTGCGCGGTGCTCTCCGCGGTGATGAGCGAGCTCGGCCTCTACGCGGTGGTGAGGATCTGGTGGAGCTGCTTCCACGGTGCGTTCGGCAGCCACGAGGAGGCCCTGCGCGTGATCCTGGTGGTGGCGGGCACGATCACGGCGCTCATCCCTGCGGTGCTCTGCTTTGCCCAGACCCACCTCAAGCGGATGCTCGCCTACGCCACGGTGAGCTACATCGGGCTGTTCCTGATCGGCGTCGGGCTGTTGACGCATGACGCCCTGGGAGGCACGGCCGTCTACCTGATCGGAGACGGATTCGTGAAGGCGTCCCTGTTCGTGTGCGTCGGGATAATTCAGCACCGCCGCGCGAGCGTGGACGAGTACCGCCTGCAGGGCCGCGCGCGGGACATGCCGCTCACAGGCGCGATGTTCGCCCTGGGCGGGCTGGCACTTGCATCCCTTCCTCCCTTCGGCACCTTCCTCGGCAAGTCGCTGGTCGAGGACGCCGCGGTGAAGGAGGGCTACGGCTGGGTGATCGTGGTGTTCGTGCTCGCCTCCGCGATCACCGGCGGGGCTGTGCTGCGGGCCGCGGGGAGGGTGTTCCTCGGCCTCGGGCCGGAGGGGGAGTCCGAGCCCGCCTTCGAGCTGGACGAGGAGACTGAGACGGAGACCGGCGATGAGGAGGGCCGCGATCGCACGCCCTTCGTGATGATCGGGCCGGCGCTCGCGCTGCTCGCCGGCGGGCT from Thermoleophilaceae bacterium encodes the following:
- a CDS encoding NADH-quinone oxidoreductase subunit K, whose translation is MSFLPYAVAAWLFGVGIYGMATSRNLIHLVVCLTVVQSGTYVLLLGIGYVGAGKAPVFADIPSSSTVVDPVVQALTLTDVVVEATVVALLLALAMQAQKRFGTLDPDELGAMRS
- a CDS encoding MnhB domain-containing protein; the encoded protein is MALVLWGFTGLPDFGHYRGPYGKLLAKVAVPERKATDIVGSTTFDYRGFDTLGEEMILFTAALGLVVLLREQRGEQEDEGEAEDDEEGEAGREHRTSDALRIFGLGLVGPTVVLGVYIVTHGHLTPGGGFQGGVILATALLIVYLAGRYAAMRKVSPVPLLEAGEAGGATAFTLLGLGGLIIAGVYMKNFIDPGTQGSLLSGGFIPLLNIAVGLEVAGAFSLAFQEFLDQTILLRGDGGHE
- a CDS encoding DUF4040 domain-containing protein, yielding MIEAFQIGALILVAVSGTAVVLVRDPLRQAVVVSFYGSLLAGLFFAFQAPDVALSQIAIGSVGVPLMLLMTIAKVRKREAERRRDE
- a CDS encoding monovalent cation/H+ antiporter complex subunit F, whose translation is MNEWLLAAVVLLGALVPCGIVCALRSPIDGLVALELAGVIDTTILVLLSEGFHRQPFVDLAIVSAVLSFAGALVFARILERWV
- a CDS encoding monovalent cation/H(+) antiporter subunit G, with the translated sequence MTVRHVAEYVLLVLGVGIMALSAVGVLAMRSVYDRLHYVGSGSVGAALVCVAVTVRESFSLIGNKTLFIAFFLVISGPVLTHATARAARVRERGQWKAKEGERVEVVER
- a CDS encoding proton-conducting transporter membrane subunit, with product MNHLAPLAVVVPMIAAGVLAATASVASRRLADIVALLAAAASTTLCAILLAHSGHHEVVYWFGGWQPRSGVALGIGFAVDPLGAGLATFAGLIVCAALVFSWRHLEAISHVYHALMLVFLAGMIGFCLTGDLFNLFVFFELLGTAAYALVGYKIDQRAPLEGSLNFAITNSLGGILVLFGMALLYGRTGALNMAQIGHTLAHQHTDGLVVVAFTLLVAGFFVKAAVVPFHFWLPDAYSVAPTPVCAVLSAVMSELGLYAVVRIWWSCFHGAFGSHEEALRVILVVAGTITALIPAVLCFAQTHLKRMLAYATVSYIGLFLIGVGLLTHDALGGTAVYLIGDGFVKASLFVCVGIIQHRRASVDEYRLQGRARDMPLTGAMFALGGLALASLPPFGTFLGKSLVEDAAVKEGYGWVIVVFVLASAITGGAVLRAAGRVFLGLGPEGESEPAFELDEETETETGDEEGRDRTPFVMIGPALALLAGGLAVGLIPGLPQAALRGAAALEDQAAYVAAVLHGAAGAVPHLPAPPPPTAVDYVYGGLSTLGALALAGIALFRGRLPALAPRVVTRRAGEALWAVRQLNSGRVGEYVTWIVAGVTVFGAAFAVTML